In the Phaseolus vulgaris cultivar G19833 chromosome 7, P. vulgaris v2.0, whole genome shotgun sequence genome, one interval contains:
- the LOC137828230 gene encoding uncharacterized protein, protein MRRIGTNPAHDSFSSPMLGVLCATRPRPWLFSHVHASLPRLVHASVSLSASPPRRHHSSACKIFGSAGGAASIWHAIMPRSGDRFRRGVVPVHDLKGEGSWNVAWDTRPARWLHRPDSAWLLFGVCACLAPPGCVDVVTDFEAVAVDESCGVLKVEASADYADYRVTGVPADGRCLFRAIAHGDCLRNGEKAPDENCQRELADELRAKVVDELLKRREETEWFIEGDFDTYVKRIQQPFVWGGEPELLMASHVLKTPISVFMRATGSVGLVNIAKYGEEYRNDKEENSINVLFHGYGHYDILETF, encoded by the exons ATGCGTAGGATAGGAACAAACCCAGCGCACGATAGTTTTTCTTCACCCATGCTTGGAGTTCTCTGCGCCACTCGTCCAAGGCCCTGGCTCTTCTCCCACGTCCATGCCTCGCTGCCTCGTCTAGTTCACGCCTCCGTCTCCCTCTCCGCCTCGCCGCCTCGCCGCCACCATTCCAGCGCCTGCAAAATCTTCGGCTCCGCTGGCGGCGCGGCCTCCATATGGCATGCTATAATGCCCCGCAGCGGTGACAGATTCCGCCGCGGCGTTGTCCCCGTGCATGACCTGAAGGGAGAGGGATCGTGGAATGTCGCATGGGACACGCGGCCTGCGCGGTGGCTCCATCGTCCTGATTCCGCGTGGCTCCTCTTCGGAGTCTGTGCTTGCCTCGCGCCGCCGGGTTGCGTGGACGTCGTTACCGATTTCGAAGCTGTTGCGGTGGACGAGAGTTGCGGAGTTCTGAAAGTGGAGGCTTCTGCTGATTACGCGGATTACAGAGTCACtg GGGTACCTGCTGATGGTCGGTGTCTGTTTAGAGCAATAGCTCATGGAGATTGCTTGAGAAATGGAGAAAAAGCACCTGATGAGAATTGTCAGAGGGAACTGGCTGATGAATTGAGAGCTAAA GTAGTAGATGAGTTGCTGAAGAGGCGGGAGGAAACAGAATG GTTTATAGAAGGGGATTTCGATACATATGTGAAGAGAATTCAACAGCCTTTTGTGTGGGGTGGAGAACCAGAGCTGTTGATGGCTTCTCATGTTTTGAA GACACCAATATCTGTTTTCATGAGAGCCACAGGATCGGTTGGTTTGGTAAACATAGCAAAATATGGTGAAGAGTATAGGAATGATAAAGAGGAGAATTCCATAAATGTGCTATTTCATGGATATGGTCACTATGACATCCTAGAGACtttttga